The segment aacgtgcaaaaaaatcaatatacagAAATCAAAGCTCTATGATCCTGATATATTGCATTACGCTCTTGATCTAGCAAGACAAATCGAAAAAATTCGGGAAGTTGTaagggatcacaatctaccgtacagtacagtcccgcgttatttttggaatccacccaaaactaataagccaggaccaaatacttttcctcttcctgaacttacttactttacttagttggcttgccgtcctaagacaaagcctggtgataagtttgatgagcttcctgaagaGAAGTACAAAATACAAGATCCCTAAACCGCGAGaactacacacacacacacacacacacacacacacacacacacacacacacacacacacacacacacacacacacacacacacacacacacacacacacacacacacacacacacacacacacacacacacacacacacacacacacacacacacacacacacacacacacacacacacacacacacacacacacacacacacacacacacacacacacacacacacacacacacacacacacacacacacacacacacacacacacacacacacacacacacacacacacacacacacacacacacacacacacacacacacacacacacacacacacacacacacacacacacacacacacacacacacacacacacacacacacacacacacacacacacacgagcgCGCGCgcttttttctcgaaataaaaccaattttgtttcaCTGAACCATAATACTGGAaacattgacccataattctgaccaggtttaaaagtggcccataatactgggaatggaatatgcttacattttgttgttctgcaaaaaagtatgtgattttggaacaagattgcctacaggacatcaaaatatgatatatttataaccaattaagttaaaaataaactgtaaattatttaaatctgtgtttctaccaatagttttgtagcatcatcatgcttaactggcccataatactggggtgactgtatgCAGTCTAAAAGGATGCAAAAAGCGCAATGTTTTGCTTATTCTTTCCATTTATTACAAGACAATGGTATCTTAACGAAATATTTTTGTTCCTTCATTTTAGATGATCTAATCCAAAAATTTCGTCCAAtcgcaaaatgatgttttagaGACCATCCCTTTCTTTTTCATCAGATCTCAAACCTTCTTCAGCCTCTTTCACAAATCTAAACCTATTGCTAAAGAAAATACTGTGAAACTGTCTGTTGTTATTGCTAACTGAATGTCTCCGCAaaaaattgaaagagaaactcgATTTTCCGGCTAGCTCACCCGGAAATTTGCTTGCAAAGCAACTTCCGTAGTTGCAAGTAGCTATGTACATCCAGAAGCTATGATATTCTGATAAGCACACTTTATTTAATGATAATTAGATTATAGTGTATCTCATTTAGAACGATTTTTATTAAACACCTAATTGGTAAGCATCTCTAGGGTGTATTCAATGAACCAATCGTCATCAGCCGATTTGTGCGTGTAAAACGATCAGCGTATAAAATGAAATCATTATGCAAACTTTGTTGTTCCGAATAAAACTTTAACAGGAACATTAATGCGCGATCGTGAGATTACATCGATTAAACATCGGCGCTATTCATTCAAACCACTTCAAACTACAATAGCTAGGCGTGACTAAGCGGCACAGCTGAAAGTTCTAGCTGCGCAAAAAATCTGCATCTAATTGGTCATCCGTGCAATTACGGCAACATCCCTGGCATATCTTGGCGACGGGATCTAGAGTAGCGACTATAGGCACGTGGATGTTTATCAAATTGCGTAATTAGTGCAGGAAGTCTGGCGGGCAGCAGCGACGCAGCATTGTCTGGTTAACCAGCCGACTGGTAAGACAAGTTGCTCGAATAAACATTAGATAGAGTTGTTGCCCGTTTCGTGTAACGCCGCCGACATAGGAAAATTTCTTTTTCCCTCGGGCAGCAAGCTCTCAATTGTATTCTGATTATAGTTGTTCCTTACAGCGTTAATCGCTGTTAATTGTCTCATTTCGGTGCGATTTTTTTGCAGCTATAAATTTACCCGCCAGCAGCTACCGGATCGTCAGTATTATTCGCAAGTCTAACAAATCGCACGCGTGAAAGGTTCGAAAAGTTAGTTTTCTAAAATGAAACTCACTCTAGTGCTTCTGTTCGTTGGCCTGATTTGTGCTGTATATGCCCAGGATGCCACCAAGGATGCTAAGGATGCAGCTGATAAAGCAAAGACTGAAGCGCCCGATGCGTCCAAGCTAGGAAAGGATGCTACGACAACTCCGGATCCGAAGGATGCCTCCAAAAAGGCGGATGATGCCTCCGGTAAGGGTAAAGATGCTGCTGCCAAGGCAAAGGATGATCTCTCCGCAGCTGGTAAGAAGTTACAGGATAGTTTCAAACTGTGAGAGCTTTGCTAGTTTTTAACCTATGAAGAAAGAGGAAAAGTGGCAGCAATGATAATGTGATCTGCAATagcaataaaaacaaataacaaTCAGTGGATAGAAGTTGTTTCGAAATCTCCAAAAATCCGAAAGTAGTCCAAAAAGAGAGTTGATAAAAAGCATGTGTTTGCGGTTAAAACGCATTTGCGGTTGATTGCTTATGTACTATAAAAGCGAATCCGTCATCGAGTTAGTTAGTCAAAAACTTTTCTCCTAGCAAGTGGTTCATTTCTTTATCTCGTAAACGTACAATGGCTGAGCCGAACAATCTTCTAGCCCTTCTCCAGCGACCGTTGGAGCCCACATTTTTGCCAAAAAATGAGGGAAAAACAGTCATTGACCTCCCCGACGATTATCTTACCGATCGTTATCGTCCTATTGGTGCTGAACTGCAGTCGCGCTTTTCGGAGGATGCTGAACAGAGGATTCCGATCCGTAGTGTTGCTCCCCCGGATCTGTCGTTTGCAAACGGAATCGATCGACGAGGCGCATTCTCGCTGTTTGTACCGAAACATCGGGACGCCGCAGCGGCTTTGATCACCTTGTTCATAAACCAACCGGACATAACCGCCCTGATGAGTGTTGCCACCTACTGCCGTGATCGGTTGAATCCTGTGCTGTTCCAGTACGGTTTAGCCGTGGCTATTCAACATCGACCAGATACGAAGGATGTCAACATCCCATCGATTGTTTCCCTATTTCCGGATCAGTTTGTAGACCCGGCTGTGTTTCCAAAACTGCGCGAAGAGGGATCCGTTGTTCAGCAAGCTAATAGAGTAAGTGATTAATTTGAATGATTTGGACTAGTAACTAGCGTGGCAATGTCATTTACAGATGGTAATTGATGTTCCACCGAACTACACCGCTTCCGATCGAGAGGAGGAGCAGCGCCTAGCGTACTTCAGAGAAGATATCGGTGTCAATATGCACCATTGGCACTGGCATTTGGTATATCCTGGCGATGGGCCAGATGCCGTTGTGCGAAAGGATCGTCGGGGAGAACTTTTTTATTACATGCACAGCCAACTGATTGCACGTTTCAATATTGAACGGTTTTGCAATCAGCTGGGTAGCGTCAAGCATTTCAATAACTACCGTGAGACTATCCCACAAGCTTACTTCCCGAAAATGATTCGAAGTTCAAATAATCGCTCGTACCCTGGAAGACACGCCAATATAACATTGCAGGATGTGAATCGTATCGATAACGATACAATAGTTCAGATCAACGATTTGGAACGTTGGCGTGATCGGATCCTGGAAGCAATTGATCAAGGATTTGTACTTGATCGCTCTGGAAACCAAATCAGGCTCGACGAAGTGAAAGGAATCGACATCCTGGGTGACATAATAGAAGCTTCTAGTTTAACTCCCAACAGGCAGTTGTACGGAAGTCTGCATAACATGGGTCACAACGTGATTGCATACGTGCATGATCCAGATTATCGCTACTTGGAGGATTATGGAGTTATGGGTGATGTTACAACGGCAATGCGCGATCCCATTTTCTACCGTTGGCATGgtatgattgatgaaattttccgCCGTCATAAAGATCGCCTAGCTCCGTACACCGCTGCCCAGTTGTCATTCCCTGGTGTCACGGTTAACTCTGTAGGTGTTCAGTTGAACCGTGCCAATACACCGCCCAATGTTTTGCTGACCTATTGGCAGCGGTCACAATTGGATCTTGCTTCCGGACTGGATTTTGGACCACAGGGTAATGTATTTGCATCGTTCACCCATCTACAGCATGCTCCATTTTCGTTCCGCGTGGAAGTCAACAACGATACCGGGGAGATGCGTCGTGGTACGCTGCGAATTTGGATCGCTCCCAAAGTGGACGAGCGTGGCACTCCTCTATCGTTCCGTGAACAACGATTATATTTCGTGGAAATGGATACCTCCACTGTAACTTGTAAGATTAACAATACATAATACAAGTTCGAATCGGATACTAATCCTACTTTTTTTTAGTGAGCCCTGGTGTAAACACTATCGTGCGTCGATCGGATCAATCTAGCGTTACGATTCCATATGAGCGTACCTTCCGTGCCGTTGGATCAAGTTCGATGCCCAGCGATCCAAAAGCGCTGGCTCAATTCCGCTTCTGTGGATGTGGTTGGCCTCAACATATGTTAATACCGAAAGGAGCTGCCGGTAATGGTGTTCAATTCGATATCTTTGCCATGGTGTCGGACTATACGAATGATGCTGTCGTTCAGCCAACCCAGCAGTAAGTAATAGAATGGTCgcaaaaaaattatagtttgCTAATGTTGTAACCGATTGTTCCAGAGAGGGACCATGCGATGATGCTCACTCGTTCTGTGGCCTACGGGACAAACTCTATCCGGACAAGCAAGCCATGGGATTCCCCTTCGATCGGTCGACGCCGGCTGCGATTGCCACCTTGCAGGACTTTATCAGCCCCAATTCCAATATGCGAACGGGAACCATCCAGGTGAAGTTCAGCAACACAACCATCGCTCGTACTTGAATTTCTTGCTAGTTCTATTCGATAATACAGCATAATAATTGATGCAACATTGCAATATACAAAtggttttttttattcactACTAATCAAATCACCTTCATACACGCTCGGTATAGCGTTCTCATCGAATGCAATTTCCCAGCAATCGTTGATGGGAAGCCAAGATTTAATCAATGGTTTTAGTAAATAATGTGCTCGTTCCGGTTCGTCATCATGGCTGGGTGCTTTCACTACTTTATTCAACGTGCCCACAACAATGTTTAGGGATTGACCGGGACGATAGGCGTTATGTGTGTCGACGTAGGCAGTGTCAAGCGCCATCCGGGATGGTATCTTCAAACACAACCAGAGCAAGGCGATTACATTGAATTTAATCATAATATCGCGATTGTCTGAAAAGCTTTGATTAATTGACTGTGGGATATTTAAGTTAGATGCTTTTAGAAGGCTTGTCATCGAAATAAAATGTGCTTATATTGCCGCCTGTATACCATTTTGCCCGATGGATGATCGACAGTTATCGAATGCATCGATAGACAAtgataaaaaactaaaactgGTACAAAATAGCACAGGAATACATAATACACTCGTCGTTATTTAATCAAGTGTGCATGTCACTGTGAGACAAATTgagatgaaaaaaatcattctGCAGAAGAGAGCTGCCGATTTCGACCGATCAAACAACTGTAATACAAATAACTTGAGGAATGATAACTATTCAATATGTTGTTTgcaaaaaaattgtaattattattaaatcGTTCAGATTTACTTTGCAATACAGATTTGCGCACATTCCTATTAAGAAAATCTCGCTGATCGATTATTTTTATAATTGACTCGTAAGAACTTAAAGGGTGTCTCACATCGAATTGCACCACAGaataaacgctgtagaaaattacctaattgaccgatccgtttcaaactttcagacaacaaaatataacccattagtaagcttttggcatatttatttcatttaacttgaaccccataaccgtatgctcgcaccttacgcttaactccattaAAAAAGTATTATACAACCTGGctacagcttcttctgtacggaaacccactttttccttcatgtcttcctcagatttgacctccttgggatgtttCTGTAATGTCTGCTTGGTAATagtctagtatttttcgatgggccttagttccggtgcgttgggggggttcaagtccttgggtacgaaagtgaccccgttggctgcttaccactccaggacatctttTGAACAGTGGTACGAATCTAGATCCGGTCAGAAGatcatagggccctcgtgttgcatgaacagaggaagcagacgcttctgcaGACACTCCTTAAGGTagaaccactgacgaactgacatgacacatagtagaaaatcatttaaaaactatcgtcctacacattttgcttgcacactagcaccctctgttatgcatgttgcggagtagcttgcatttgcagggttttatgctgtagggtttatacatttgtatggttttatactgaaaactcgaagcaacactcacgcgccgcggtgtggccatgctgcgaaacatgcttttttgaaaaatgagtggttcttgattggacgatggaattaacgcgagtgtctcatcTATTTGTCTGTGGTAGAACTGCTCGTTTACAATTCCGGGTGTCACGACCAGCACacttcgtttgccacatgagcagatcactagccaaatcatgtatttcttgtcaaactttgaaagttacTGCATTCTTACTTCCTCTGGaaaatcaaacttgtgctggacggGGAACtatacagtagccccggaagctgccgaaagtccgccttgacgtaagtctcatcattcatgatgcaAGAGTTGAGGATCTTCCAAGTGCtggcgcaaaataaattcccgACGGTGATTTTCGGGTGACTGACCGCGACAAAagtagagtgtaaacaatacactctaaactacatttttttttttttttttttaacgagtagggaaatctgctatcagacacctgagaagacaactcagggagtggggtttggtatcccgacccccctactggggcgtgaggatccagacccactaaaaccctactcgagtctccagcctcaatcccccctggaaccaccttatcggtattacttcagggaggggctattgtgcttaacgcacgctcttagataactactggactatggtagttaggctgtttattcgccgttgatcggctttccagcggttttgtagctcaagtacgatctgggtagcagccgcattgaccgcaccccagacgtccgagctagaacacatcctttggactaagttatccggagtagtgtcctttccgctaactgccatcatgttgcttctcacgccctcgaaacgagggcatatgaagaaagcatattctgcagtttcctcaacatccgcgcattcgggacactcgggggactccgcatgcccaaatttgtgcagatactgtctaaaacaaccatgccctgacagaatctgtgtcaggtggaagttgacttcgccatgacgcctgttgacccatccggatagttccgggataagtctatgtgtccaccggccttttgtggaatcagaccatgcccgctgccatgtgatcatcgaggccgatcttgtggtactccgtatgcctctagttccacgttggttgaagcactctacgtcctcgctgatgatgataccaataggcatcatacccgctaagacgcagattgcgtcatgtgaaactgtgcggtacgcactcgccactcttaagcacatgagacgataggtgctttccagcttggctagatagcttttggtacctaacgccgatgaccacaccggcccgccatacctgagtatggactggaccacgttggctaaaagccttcgcttgctgccatataccgcagagctattagacatcatacgagacaatgccgaaatagctgtggaagccttcttgcaggcatagtcgacgtggctcccgaacttgagcttgtcgtcgaccatgactccaaggagttttaagaaccgcgttgacgaaatagtgcagtccccgacactgatatttgcttgctgcaccgacttgcggttgttaaccacgataacctccgttttatgatgcgctaggtccagtttcctggatcgcatccaatcttcaacaatgcttatagagtgggcagccgtcaactcaacctctctgatagattcaccgtagacttccaaggtgatatcgtccgcaaagccgacaatcaacacccctaccggaaactttagcttcaacacctcgtcatacatgacgttccacaacaccgggcccagtatggaaccttgcggaacccctgaggtgattggaacgcatttctgaccctcctccgtgttgtagcatagcacacgattctggaaataattttccagaattctgtacagcgacaccggcacttggacgttccgaagcgagctggctatggagtcccagctagcgctattaaacgcatttctcacgtcgagcgtgacaactgcgcaataacaaatacctgtcctcttgggctggattgccacctcggctgtcttagtgacagacaagatgacatccaccgtagatttgccttttcggaagccgaattggttccttgacagaccgtttgtaccctccgtgtactgtacgagtctgttaaggataaccctctccagcaccttgccggcagcatcgagtagacagatcggcctatatgacgaggggacacccggaggttttcccggcttcggcaataggaccaggttctgtcgcttccatctgtccgggaagtggccagcttccaggcatctattcattactgccccgaataattcgggagcctctaaaatagccgctttaatggccatattcctggccccggtgccttgctcacctttagggatttagcgatatcaatgagttcctcgttcgtaatcgtcacttcctccccgacctccaaaccgccgtcgcccacgttactttggatgttcggctgggaggccgaccatcctacgctatggtctgagatactggaacgtcggccgtgggacgactcagcggcctggggccagggccttggctcgtggcgcggaaagaggccctcgatgatccgctccagcatctctggcgattgctcaacgggcgccatcacacccttggtctttgccattacgactctgtaggcatcaccccacgggttcgcattggcactagcacataacctttcaaagcagtctcgtttactagcttttatcccgctcttaagcgctgcgcgtgcagtaacaagtgctactcgacattcagccctgctttcatccgaacgagctctttgcataattctcctcgcacgaaagcacgctccgcggagttccgcaatttca is part of the Sabethes cyaneus chromosome 2, idSabCyanKW18_F2, whole genome shotgun sequence genome and harbors:
- the LOC128738050 gene encoding phenoloxidase 2-like, translating into MAEPNNLLALLQRPLEPTFLPKNEGKTVIDLPDDYLTDRYRPIGAELQSRFSEDAEQRIPIRSVAPPDLSFANGIDRRGAFSLFVPKHRDAAAALITLFINQPDITALMSVATYCRDRLNPVLFQYGLAVAIQHRPDTKDVNIPSIVSLFPDQFVDPAVFPKLREEGSVVQQANRMVIDVPPNYTASDREEEQRLAYFREDIGVNMHHWHWHLVYPGDGPDAVVRKDRRGELFYYMHSQLIARFNIERFCNQLGSVKHFNNYRETIPQAYFPKMIRSSNNRSYPGRHANITLQDVNRIDNDTIVQINDLERWRDRILEAIDQGFVLDRSGNQIRLDEVKGIDILGDIIEASSLTPNRQLYGSLHNMGHNVIAYVHDPDYRYLEDYGVMGDVTTAMRDPIFYRWHGMIDEIFRRHKDRLAPYTAAQLSFPGVTVNSVGVQLNRANTPPNVLLTYWQRSQLDLASGLDFGPQGNVFASFTHLQHAPFSFRVEVNNDTGEMRRGTLRIWIAPKVDERGTPLSFREQRLYFVEMDTSTVTLSPGVNTIVRRSDQSSVTIPYERTFRAVGSSSMPSDPKALAQFRFCGCGWPQHMLIPKGAAGNGVQFDIFAMVSDYTNDAVVQPTQQEGPCDDAHSFCGLRDKLYPDKQAMGFPFDRSTPAAIATLQDFISPNSNMRTGTIQVKFSNTTIART
- the LOC128737757 gene encoding uncharacterized protein LOC128737757: MKLTLVLLFVGLICAVYAQDATKDAKDAADKAKTEAPDASKLGKDATTTPDPKDASKKADDASGKGKDAAAKAKDDLSAAGKKLQDSFKL